A genomic segment from Candidatus Brocadia sinica JPN1 encodes:
- a CDS encoding cytochrome ubiquinol oxidase subunit I, whose amino-acid sequence MNNLKILLGFAKRSAFVVFLLIFLSLVSFFSSSQRVVAADVPAQATKEGEVPATGVELPQFEASQPSASSQLPEGQPVEGAGTVTAAIEEEEMAPVQYRTFFGMDPRTIVWVVSELHLMFAAFVLGVPIFAVIVEIVGFKGGDIKYDKMAKEFTKLLSAAFATTASLGGLLGFCLFGLYPEFMGHMTNVFAPTMYVYALMFFGEAFTLYGYYYSWELLKGTAAKKWFHITLGVLLNLFGTGLMFLTNSWATYMMSPAGIVPATGKVLSLYHAIYNPLWMPVNIHRLIANVCFGGFVVGAYAAVKFLGAKTEEEKAHYDWMGYVGNFIGVGALIPLPFAGYWLGREVYSASPVMGNIMMGGAFSWTFIIQAILIGMLFIGANYYLWLGMGRIKGSERYTKFIKYLIFVIFMCFAVWLTPHNLPLSGEERAMIGEQYHPFSKYFGVMAAKNAVVNLIILATFFSFLIYRRSNKGEMVPFSEQGRVGKIGIFSALIFCLLMLVSYAISLNFVELEANIKVFVKPLIRALYIQSFVVCLAVFLTFKNKGKLAQSLLFAVTACIAVLYFWYYGFEVMQKANLVLRYLSVTQVSVVMSCLIMNAVIDIFMFRKAKIVGGIVWGKMPVRSQYALILLCVVIVILMGLMGFIRSGLRMDWHIYGVLQDTSQWAYTPTLSFMGRVVGLIVALFLGLVAFVFWLANLGEKKEKGVLKEEFELTEPHPEHYT is encoded by the coding sequence ATGAATAATTTGAAGATATTGTTGGGATTTGCAAAAAGAAGTGCTTTTGTTGTTTTTTTATTAATTTTTCTCTCTCTTGTTTCGTTTTTTTCTTCTTCTCAAAGGGTGGTTGCGGCTGATGTGCCAGCGCAAGCGACAAAAGAAGGTGAGGTTCCGGCAACTGGCGTAGAATTGCCTCAATTTGAGGCGAGTCAGCCATCGGCATCATCTCAATTGCCTGAGGGGCAACCTGTGGAGGGTGCAGGAACCGTTACTGCGGCGATAGAAGAAGAGGAAATGGCCCCGGTTCAATACCGGACATTTTTTGGTATGGACCCCCGAACGATTGTCTGGGTCGTGTCTGAGTTGCACCTTATGTTTGCTGCCTTTGTGCTTGGTGTTCCCATCTTTGCGGTGATTGTGGAGATTGTGGGTTTTAAAGGTGGTGACATCAAATATGATAAAATGGCAAAGGAGTTTACCAAGTTACTTTCTGCGGCCTTTGCCACGACTGCGTCATTGGGTGGTTTGCTTGGGTTTTGCTTGTTCGGTTTGTATCCCGAATTTATGGGCCACATGACGAACGTCTTTGCGCCGACCATGTATGTTTATGCGCTGATGTTCTTCGGTGAGGCATTTACCTTGTATGGGTACTATTATTCGTGGGAACTCCTAAAAGGGACAGCGGCGAAGAAGTGGTTCCACATCACTCTGGGTGTTCTCCTCAATCTCTTTGGTACAGGGCTTATGTTTTTGACCAACTCTTGGGCTACGTACATGATGAGCCCGGCAGGGATTGTGCCGGCGACGGGAAAGGTTCTTAGCTTGTATCATGCCATATATAATCCGCTTTGGATGCCTGTAAACATTCATCGGTTGATTGCTAATGTGTGTTTTGGCGGTTTTGTGGTGGGAGCCTACGCTGCGGTCAAATTTCTGGGTGCAAAGACAGAAGAAGAAAAGGCACATTATGATTGGATGGGTTATGTCGGAAACTTTATAGGAGTAGGGGCATTGATTCCTCTTCCCTTTGCTGGTTATTGGCTGGGACGAGAAGTATATAGCGCCAGTCCTGTGATGGGTAATATCATGATGGGGGGGGCATTCTCTTGGACATTTATTATTCAGGCAATCCTGATTGGCATGCTCTTTATTGGTGCTAATTACTACCTGTGGCTTGGAATGGGAAGGATTAAAGGGTCTGAACGCTACACAAAGTTCATTAAATATCTTATTTTTGTTATCTTTATGTGTTTCGCAGTGTGGCTTACCCCTCATAATCTGCCGCTAAGTGGAGAAGAAAGGGCTATGATTGGTGAGCAGTACCATCCTTTCTCTAAATATTTCGGAGTTATGGCGGCGAAAAATGCCGTGGTGAATCTGATCATTTTAGCGACCTTTTTCTCCTTTTTGATTTACAGGCGGAGCAATAAGGGGGAGATGGTGCCATTTTCTGAACAGGGGCGTGTCGGCAAGATAGGGATATTTTCTGCCCTGATATTTTGTTTATTGATGCTGGTTTCTTATGCGATTTCGCTCAATTTTGTGGAATTGGAAGCGAATATAAAGGTTTTCGTGAAACCGCTCATACGCGCGCTTTATATCCAGTCATTCGTTGTCTGTCTGGCGGTATTCCTGACGTTTAAAAATAAAGGGAAGCTGGCGCAGTCTCTGTTGTTTGCGGTCACGGCATGTATTGCTGTGCTCTATTTCTGGTATTATGGTTTTGAAGTCATGCAGAAGGCCAACCTGGTGCTGAGGTACTTGTCTGTAACTCAGGTTTCGGTTGTGATGAGTTGTCTGATCATGAATGCTGTTATAGATATCTTTATGTTTCGTAAAGCTAAAATTGTGGGTGGTATCGTGTGGGGAAAGATGCCGGTGAGATCCCAGTATGCGTTGATTCTCCTGTGTGTGGTTATTGTTATACTGATGGGGCTTATGGGCTTTATACGTTCTGGTCTGAGAATGGATTGGCACATCTATGGTGTGTTGCAGGATACCTCGCAGTGGGCATACACGCCAACATTATCGTTTATGGGAAGGGTTGTTGGTTTGATCGTAGCGCTCTTCCTGGGTTTGGTTGCATTCGTATTTTGGTTGGCTAACCTGGGAGAAAAAAAGGAGAAAGGTGTTTTGAAAGAAGAGTTTGAGTTAACAGAGCCTCATCCGGAGCATTATACGTAG
- a CDS encoding carboxypeptidase regulatory-like domain-containing protein, whose translation MMVKNLRYVSIVGGLVFGVMANVVWVGHTAKAEAYKEIDVKDGGTITGIVKYDGDVPAVKVLKVDKDEQTCGHENKQSEELVINGESRGIKNVVVSLVDIAAGKKAEATAAAVLDQKECLFTPHVLAVSAGASVDLLNSDNVMHNLHSWSIKNPGFNEGVSGGGKLTKKFDIAEVVKITCDVHKWMSSFIVVKANPYFAVTDENGRFKIENVPSGSYKIEAWQEKLGKKTSDVAVKPKEETTVDFVYAKK comes from the coding sequence ATGATGGTGAAAAATTTGCGATACGTATCTATTGTTGGTGGTTTGGTATTTGGCGTAATGGCCAATGTGGTATGGGTAGGTCATACGGCAAAGGCAGAGGCTTACAAAGAGATCGATGTGAAGGATGGTGGAACGATTACTGGGATAGTTAAATATGATGGTGATGTTCCAGCTGTGAAAGTATTAAAGGTTGATAAAGATGAGCAGACCTGTGGTCATGAAAATAAACAATCAGAGGAATTGGTGATAAATGGAGAGTCCAGGGGTATCAAAAACGTTGTAGTTTCCTTAGTCGATATTGCTGCGGGTAAGAAGGCGGAGGCAACAGCCGCTGCTGTGTTGGATCAGAAAGAATGTCTGTTTACTCCCCACGTGCTTGCTGTATCTGCCGGTGCCAGCGTTGATCTGCTGAATAGTGACAATGTGATGCACAATCTCCATTCCTGGTCAATAAAAAATCCAGGCTTTAATGAGGGGGTATCCGGCGGTGGAAAACTGACGAAGAAATTTGATATCGCTGAAGTAGTTAAGATAACGTGCGATGTTCACAAATGGATGAGTTCATTTATAGTAGTGAAGGCCAACCCCTATTTCGCTGTTACGGATGAGAATGGGCGTTTTAAGATAGAGAATGTGCCGTCAGGTTCGTATAAGATTGAAGCCTGGCAGGAAAAGCTTGGAAAAAAGACAAGCGATGTGGCTGTAAAGCCTAAAGAAGAAACTACGGTAGACTTTGTCTATGCAAAAAAATAA
- a CDS encoding c-type cytochrome → MANKRKTFLFIWILTAVVCLFLFLKYASPKIFQMLMGKGHPMPTPSTLMMWYMIMGILAGLVYATTSNKKFADFLSFLLPDQGPMIKFFLQKTLFVGFPVLVGWFVYTWSIPGAASPVELRIQHPTLPQDFEKLENPFRQADADVQRKSIEEGKILFQTYCRPCHGSKADGNGPFANSFRLRPINFQDPGTIATVVDNYLFWRIKDGGPGLPSESTPWDSAMPSWKDDLKDDEIWKIIMGEYDTAGVMPRQREKLE, encoded by the coding sequence ATGGCTAATAAACGCAAGACATTTTTGTTTATCTGGATACTAACAGCCGTTGTCTGTTTATTTCTGTTTCTTAAATATGCTTCGCCAAAGATCTTTCAGATGTTAATGGGAAAAGGTCACCCCATGCCCACGCCGAGTACCTTAATGATGTGGTATATGATTATGGGGATATTGGCTGGTCTGGTTTATGCGACTACCAGCAACAAGAAGTTTGCAGATTTTTTAAGTTTTCTGCTTCCGGATCAGGGGCCGATGATAAAGTTTTTTCTACAAAAGACGCTATTCGTTGGTTTTCCTGTCCTTGTAGGGTGGTTCGTGTATACATGGTCGATTCCTGGCGCTGCTTCACCTGTCGAGCTGAGGATTCAGCATCCAACATTACCGCAAGACTTTGAAAAACTTGAAAATCCTTTCAGACAGGCAGATGCAGATGTCCAGCGGAAAAGCATAGAGGAGGGAAAGATACTTTTCCAAACCTACTGTCGTCCCTGTCATGGTTCGAAGGCAGATGGTAACGGCCCGTTTGCGAATTCGTTCCGCCTGCGACCGATTAACTTTCAGGATCCGGGGACAATTGCAACGGTGGTAGATAATTATCTCTTTTGGAGAATTAAAGACGGAGGGCCTGGTCTGCCTTCAGAGTCTACACCATGGGATTCAGCGATGCCTTCGTGGAAAGACGATTTAAAGGATGACGAAATCTGGAAGATTATCATGGGTGAGTATGACACGGCCGGCGTTATGCCTAGGCAAAGAGAAAAGCTTGAGTAG
- a CDS encoding c-type cytochrome — MNKSMLKITAFGIAVIGFYIYITIYVAGLSGTGGGESAGGVSPEAGEKVFWGDGQCGTCHKIGTSGSATRGPDQEGLASRAEERAKELGMPNGLDYLVESIVEPEKYIVKGYDKIMPRVYDPPIMLSREKILAVLAYLQTLGGESDIGALMKYKDKIPEASKKKVKPWVPPVVVDAKEGEKVFFDETRPVTCGKCHIVNGRGKKVGPELTGIGAIQTPEYFVESILKPSAKIVKGYETMYVITSDGIPYNGLIKSETDEELVLFLEESGEVEEVVIPKSDVAEMKKQEVSIMPGNIGELLSVKDFYGIVSFLQSLK; from the coding sequence ATGAATAAGAGCATGCTAAAAATTACAGCTTTTGGAATTGCAGTTATAGGATTTTATATCTATATCACAATATATGTGGCGGGGCTTTCTGGCACGGGTGGGGGCGAGTCTGCCGGAGGAGTCAGCCCGGAGGCTGGTGAAAAGGTATTCTGGGGGGATGGACAGTGTGGTACCTGTCATAAGATAGGGACAAGCGGGAGTGCTACGAGGGGTCCTGACCAGGAAGGGTTGGCAAGTCGGGCGGAGGAACGAGCAAAAGAGTTGGGTATGCCAAACGGGCTCGATTATCTTGTAGAATCCATCGTAGAGCCGGAAAAATATATTGTGAAAGGTTATGATAAAATTATGCCTAGGGTATATGACCCTCCTATTATGCTGTCGCGTGAAAAGATACTGGCTGTTTTGGCCTATCTCCAGACGTTGGGTGGGGAATCTGATATTGGCGCCCTAATGAAATATAAGGATAAGATACCCGAGGCATCTAAGAAGAAAGTGAAGCCGTGGGTGCCTCCTGTGGTGGTTGATGCGAAGGAGGGGGAAAAGGTGTTTTTTGATGAAACACGTCCGGTTACCTGCGGAAAATGTCACATTGTGAATGGGAGAGGGAAAAAGGTTGGGCCTGAGCTTACCGGGATTGGCGCAATCCAGACGCCTGAATATTTTGTGGAGTCTATCCTTAAACCCAGCGCAAAAATAGTGAAAGGTTACGAAACGATGTATGTAATAACTTCTGATGGCATACCTTACAACGGATTGATCAAAAGTGAGACCGATGAAGAGCTGGTGTTGTTCTTGGAAGAAAGCGGTGAGGTCGAAGAGGTCGTTATTCCAAAATCAGATGTAGCTGAAATGAAAAAGCAGGAGGTATCCATTATGCCTGGAAATATTGGTGAACTTCTGAGTGTAAAGGACTTTTACGGGATTGTCTCCTTTTTGCAAAGTTTGAAATAG
- a CDS encoding carboxypeptidase-like regulatory domain-containing protein → MENSGESRIADEIRTSPAEKAIGGKYYRLKTKKKKVERASVESGLPKMEVESVTTGVDEDESVAEEKIHGPDTETSELKQKPTSESLNKGSADTVEEGLEKEKPVVQDPNLGKVEGRILHSGKPLPDCQVKLQMLEKGGVLTKGYRPVEGAIELEAITDNDGVYHFMNVSPGLYKLYWKHPSEATWVRRFKMEPDVIVESGRLTNPKEIETLKRTLN, encoded by the coding sequence GTGGAAAATAGCGGGGAAAGTAGGATTGCAGATGAGATAAGGACGTCTCCTGCCGAAAAGGCAATCGGGGGAAAATACTATCGGCTAAAGACTAAAAAGAAGAAAGTGGAAAGGGCGTCGGTGGAAAGCGGTCTGCCGAAGATGGAAGTAGAAAGTGTGACAACGGGTGTAGATGAAGATGAGTCTGTTGCAGAGGAAAAAATACATGGACCCGATACCGAAACGTCTGAACTGAAACAAAAACCGACAAGTGAATCATTGAATAAGGGAAGTGCAGATACTGTTGAAGAAGGTCTGGAGAAAGAAAAACCTGTTGTTCAGGACCCAAATCTTGGCAAGGTTGAAGGGAGAATATTGCACAGTGGAAAACCTCTTCCAGATTGTCAGGTAAAGTTGCAAATGTTAGAAAAGGGAGGGGTGTTAACCAAAGGGTACCGCCCCGTGGAAGGGGCCATTGAACTTGAGGCTATAACAGATAATGATGGTGTATATCATTTTATGAATGTGTCGCCTGGACTGTACAAGCTGTATTGGAAACATCCGTCAGAGGCTACGTGGGTCAGGCGGTTCAAGATGGAGCCAGATGTGATAGTGGAATCCGGCAGGCTTACAAATCCTAAAGAGATTGAAACGTTGAAGAGGACATTAAATTAA